Proteins found in one Homalodisca vitripennis isolate AUS2020 chromosome 4, UT_GWSS_2.1, whole genome shotgun sequence genomic segment:
- the LOC124361106 gene encoding cuticle protein 2-like translates to MKKDTAAFTEENTVKQILGITDPSLFLMYSMTGHIADTHEVAAAKGEHFAAVAKAESYSGYGLDYSGRYAGGYGEYSGAYSGAHYVAPYHGPHAKPVVLKSGYLADTNEVAAAKQHHLEALYKANHHDRYL, encoded by the coding sequence ATGAAGAAGGATACAGCGGCTTTTACGGAGGAGAATACGGTCAAGCAGATTTTAGGTATCACGGACCCATCGCTATTCCTCATGTACTCCATGACGGGACACATCGCAGATACTCACGAGGTAGCCGCTGCCAAGGGTGAACATTTCGCCGCTGTAGCCAAGGCCGAATCATACTCTGGATATGGACTCGATTACAGTGGTCGATATGCCGGAGGATATGGCGAGTATTCTGGAGCTTACAGTGGAGCTCATTATGTCGCTCCTTACCACGGACCTCACGCCAAGCCTGTTGTACTCAAGTCTGGATATCTGGCAGACACTAATGAGGTTGCTGCTGCCAAACAACACCATCTTGAAGCTCTGTACAAGGCCAACCACCATGATCGTTATCTGTAG